In Hippoglossus hippoglossus isolate fHipHip1 chromosome 24, fHipHip1.pri, whole genome shotgun sequence, a single genomic region encodes these proteins:
- the LOC117758889 gene encoding uncharacterized protein LOC117758889 — translation MGALLKEIQLNYKKAADVLTQAGFETDIDIQSLTREDLHELFPGVEDLRLRKTVFSMIHKPKSANVLLKELRELQNNSSVQTDPGLLMDHIQFIHSQVAILQDLLITNIDLPKNINTSQRDSKADKGYLSETRGGHPQGAQGDSITETSAKDSQEATVKYKMVVGGQTFGAHKQLMAQVNQGTHGGIQFLENSEDSQIIIVFCPITSRAESDVKAAMNGVPGDKPIILVKMHHVCEPKPSLCLDTSIDDRNNVLQVNVFYHENIGGLLSCQLNTTAVSKVQKELLNHSNHRRKDWSGFVKPSFLDF, via the exons ATGGGAGCTTTACTGAAGGAAATACAGCTCAACTACAAAAAGGCAGCCGACGTCCTCACAC AAGCAGGTTTTGAAACCGACATTGACATCCAGTCACTGACTCGAGAGGACCTGCACGAGCTGTTTCCCGGAGTCGAGGATCTCAGACTGCGAAAGACCGTGTTTAGTATGATTCACAAACCG aagTCAGCAAATGTGCTGCTAAAAGAACTGAGAGAGCTGCAAAATAATAGCT CTGTCCAAACTGACCCTGGGCTCTTAATGGACCACATCCAATTCATACATTCACAAGTGGCAATTTTGCAGGACCTCCTTATTACTAATATTGACCTACCGAAGAACATCAACACAAGTCAGCGGGACTCAAAAGCTGACAAAG GTTATTTGTCAGAAACAAGAGGTGGCCATCCACAAGGAGCACAAG GAGACTCAATCACCGAGACGTCAGCAAAGGACTCTCAGGAAG CCACAGTGAAGTACAAGATGGTTGTCGGAGGTCAAACCTTTGGCGCCCATAAACAGCTGATGGCTCAAGTGAATCAAGGCACTCACGGCGGCATTCAGTTTTTGGAAAACTCGGAGGACAGCCAGATTATTATTGTCTTCTGTCCAATCACTTCACGCGCTGAGTCAGACGTGAAGGCAGCCATGAATGGTGTCCCAG gTGACAAACCCATCATTCTGGTGAAAATGCACCATGTATGTGAGCCCAAGCCCTCACTGTGTTTAGATACATCGATTGATGACAGGAATAATGTGTTGCAGGTCAATGTTTTCTACCATGAGAACATAGGTGGGTTACTGAGCTGCCAACTAAATACAACGGCTGTCTCTAAGGTCCAAAAAGAATTACTGAACCACAGTAATCATAGACGTAAAGACTGGTCAGGGTTTGTCAAACCCTCGTTCCTGGACTTTTAA
- the LOC117758873 gene encoding A-kinase anchor protein 7-like isoform X5, whose product MLLGRVPLSLRWTCSQSVDLLRVFVNEESARRLHRVYSAHCQRVGVFRSSAPRLGSAEAPLPHTCLCPLTVCDMQPVVSVSCGKEAPAIGSKGGGDDEGGDEGVVGQQSGRGDEGSIKVLMTAGLQEKAGTPHTGASTVSAATKSNEKNTKRKIKREKKKFMKKKLKPAHTVDNLMSELPFALTSPTTWKELEFPNPESTKNKRKRGDIGGRVDSEEDGDKKKKKKENQRPNFFVSIPITNTQISSAVTEVQEAVLQQEPLLARAMIPVPTLHITLLVTHLANQEQIDLATTVLAQVKPSLAELLCGRDLVLPFSGIGHFRKEVVFVDLAPGQHRHTLDSLAGLLRRRFEEQGLLQGDSRGFEPHLTIMKLSRASKLRAQGIKRVDPALYSNYNNKFFGDQTVERVDLCSMLKKKQQDGYYHTETSLQLGCLKPIWIYK is encoded by the exons ATGCTCCTCGGCCGCGTCCCGCTGAGCCTCAGGTGGACGTGTTCACAAAGTGTTGACTTGCTGAGGGTTTTCGTCAATGAGGAGTCGGCGCGGAGGCTGCACCGCGTCTACTCCGCTCACTGTCAACGAGTCGGTGTGTTTCGATCATCTGCACCGCGGCTGGGAAGCGCTGAG GCCCCGCTGCCGCACACCTGCCTGTGTCCGCTCACAGTGTGCGACATGCAGCCGGTAGTCAGTGTCTCCTGTGGCAAGGAGGCCCCTGCGATTGGCTCAAagggtggtggtgatgatgagggaGGCGACGAAGGGGTGGTGGGACAGCAGAGtgggagaggagatgagggatCGATCAAAGTATTGATGACCGCAGGACTCCAGGAGAAAGCAGGGACGCCTCACACTGGAGCCTCCACTGTGTCTG CTGCTACTAAATCAAATGAGAAGAATACAAAGAGgaagataaagagggagaagaagaagttcaTGAAGAAAAAACTCAAGCCCGCCCATACTGTGGACAATCTAATGTCGGAGCTCCCATTTGCTTTGACCAGTCCCACCACGTGGAAAGAGCTAGAAT TCCCCAACCCAGAGTCAACCAAGaataagaggaagagaggagacattGGAGGGCGAGTGGACAGTGAGGAGGAtggagacaagaagaaaaagaagaaagagaatcAACGACCCAACTTCTTTGTCTCCATCCCCATTACTAACACACAG ATAAGCTCAGCTGTGACTGAGGTCCAAGAGGCAGTGCTTCAGCAGGAGCCCCTATTGGCCAGAGCCATGATCCCCGTCCCAACTCTGCACATCACGCTGTTAGTCACCCATCTCGCCAATCAGGAGCAAATAGACCT AGCAACAACAGTGCTGGCCCAGGTCAAGCCGTCATtggctgagctgctgtgtgGGCGGGATCTGGTGCTGCCCTTCTCAGGCATCGGTCACTTCAGGAAGGAGGTGGTGTTTGTTGATCTGGCCCCcggacaacacagacacacactggataGCCTGGCAG GGTTGCTGCGCAGACGATTTGAAGAGCAGGGACTGCTGCAAGGAGACAGTCGTGGGTTTGAACCTCACCTCACCATTATGAAGCTGTCCAGAGCATCAAAACTACGAGCCCAG GGTATCAAGCGTGTGGACCCAGCCCTTTACTCCAACTACAATAACAA GTTTTTTGGAGATCAGACGGTGGAACGGGTGGACCTTTGCTCCATGTTGAAAAAGAAGCAGCAAGACGGATATTACCACACCGAGACATCACTACAACTTG gATGTCTGAAACCAATATGGATTTACAAGTGA